Proteins encoded by one window of Castor canadensis chromosome 2, mCasCan1.hap1v2, whole genome shotgun sequence:
- the Nxph1 gene encoding neurexophilin-1: MQAACWYVVLFLQPTVYLVTCANLTNGGKSELLKSGSSKSTLKHIWTESSKDLSISRLLSQTFRGKENDTDLDLRYDTPEPYSEQDLWDWLRNSTDLQEPRPRAKRRPIVKTGKFKKMFGWGDFHSNIKTVKLNLLITGKIVDHGNGTFSVYFRHNSTGQGNVSVSLVPPTKIVEFDLAQQTVIDAKDSKSFNCRIEYEKVDKATKNTLCNYDPSKTCYQEQTQSHVSWLCSKPFKVICIYISFYSTDYKLVQKVCPDYNYHSDTPYFPSG; encoded by the coding sequence gTCACGTGTGCCAATTTAACTAATGGTGGAAAGTCAGAACTTCTGAAGTCAGGAAGCAGCAAATCCACACTAAAGCACATATGGACAGAAAGCAGCAAAGATTTATCTATTAGCCGACTCCTGTCACAGACTTTTCGTGGCAAAGAAAATGATACAGATTTGGACCTGCGATATGACACCCCAGAACCTTATTCTGAGCAAGACCTCTGGGACTGGCTGAGGAACTCCACAGACCTCCAAGAGCCTCGGCCCCGGGCCAAGAGAAGGCCCATTGTTAAGACGGGCAAGTTTAAGAAAATGTTTGGATGGGGTGATTTTCATTCCAATATCAAAACAGTGAAGCTAAACCTGTTGATAACTGGAAAAATTGTAGATCATGGCAACGGGACATTTAGTGTATATTTCAGGCATAATTCCACTGGTCAAGGGAATGTATCTGTCAGCTTGGTGCCCCCAACAAAAATCGTGGAATTTGACTTGGCACAGCAAACCGTGATTGATGCTAAAGATTCCAAATCCTTTAACTGTAGAATTGAATATGAAAAGGTTGACAAGGCCACCAAGAACACACTCTGCAACTATGACCCTTCAAAAACCTGTTACCAGGAGCAGACCCAAAGTCACGTATCCTGGCTCTGCTCCAAGCCCTTCAAGGTGATCtgtatttacatttccttttacaGTACAGATTATAAACTAGTACAGAAAGTGTGCCCCGACTACAACTACCACAGTGACACACCTTACTTCCCCTCAGGATGA